In Balaenoptera acutorostrata chromosome 19, mBalAcu1.1, whole genome shotgun sequence, the following proteins share a genomic window:
- the ZNF329 gene encoding zinc finger protein 329 isoform X2 — translation MTAENIPEEELSCDMEMEGFTREGPHFSILGNSWDCENQERHLRQSALTQEEPGAQEAIREYPGFGEHLSMSPDLPRRQRVSTRNGFHVRGSGVKSLDCDPALHNCQKSYVAKRTGDSDTCGKAFNHSMEVIQFGRTQTREKPYKYPESVKSFNHFTPLGEQKIMKRGKKLYEGKDFGDIFTLSSSFNENRRNSPGEKLYTCTECGKCFKRNSSLVLHHRTHTGEKPYTCNECGKSFSKNYNLIVHQRIHTGEKPYKCSKCGKAFSDGSALTQHQRIHTGEKPYECLECGKTFNRNSSLILHQRTHTGEKPYRCNECGKPFTDISHLTVHLRIHTGEKPYECSKCGKAFRDGSYLTQHERTHTGEKPFECVECGKSFNRNSHLIVHQKIHSGEKPYECKECGKTFIESAYLIRHQRIHTGEKPYGCDQCQKLFRNIAGLIRHQRTHTGEKPYECNQCGKAFRDSSCLTKHQRIHTKETPYQCPDCGKSFKQNSHLAVHQRLHSREGPSHCPQCGKTFRRSSSLIRHQRSHPGEQPVDI, via the coding sequence ATGACAGCTGAGAACATTCCTGAGGAAGAACTGTCCTGTGACATGGAGATGGAAGGATTTACACGAGAGGGTCCTCATTTCTCCATTCTAGGTAACAGTTGGGACTGTGAGAACCAGGAGAGACATTTGAGGCAATCAGCCTTAACTCAGGAGGAACCAGGAGCTCAGGAAGCAATTCGTGAATATCCCGGATTTGGGGAGCATTTGAGCATGAGCCCAGACCTTCCACGACGTCAGAGAGTTTCCACAAGAAACGGTTTCCATGTACGTGGCTCAGGTGTTAAAAGCCTGGATTGTGACCCAGCTTTACACAATTGTCAGAAAAGTTATGTAGCTAAGAGAACGGGTGACAGTGACACCTGTGGGAAAGCCTTCAACCATTCCATGGAGGTTATTCAATTTGGAAGAACTCAAACTAGAGAGAAACCCTATAAATACCCTGAAAGTGTTAAGTCTTTCAACCATTTTACCCCTCTTGgtgaacaaaaaataatgaaaagagggAAGAAACTGTATGAAGGTAAGGACTTTGGGGACATCTTTACCCTGAGTTCATCTTTTAATGAAAACAGGAGAAACAGCCCTGGAGAAAAACTGTACACATGTACTGAATGTGGCAAGTGCTTCAAACGGAACTCTTCTCTTGTTTTGCATCACCgaactcacactggagagaaaccttatacCTGTAATGAGTGTGGAAAATCCTTCTCCAAGAACTATAACCTAATTGTGCATCAAAGAATCCATACAGGAGAGAAGCCCTATAAATGCAGTAAATGCGGGAAAGCCTTCAGTGATGGGTCAGCTCTGACGCAAcaccagagaattcacactgggGAGAAACCTTACGAATGTCTagaatgtgggaaaaccttcaACCGAAATTCGTCCCTGATTCTGCATCAAAGAACTCATACAGGGGAAAAACCATATAGATGTAATGAGTGTGGGAAACCTTTCACCGACATCTCCCACCTCACTGTGCATCTCAGAATACACACTGGGGAGAAGCCTTATGAATGTAGCAAATGCGGAAAGGCCTTCCGAGATGGCTCATACCTCACCCAGCACGAGAggactcacactggagagaagccctttGAATGTGTGGAATGCGGGAAATCCTTCAACCGTAACTCTCACCTCATTGTGCATCAGAAAATCCATTctggggagaaaccctatgagtgtaaagaatgtgggaaaaCTTTCATTGAGAGTGCTTACCTCATCAGGCACCAGAGGATTCATACTGGTGAGAAGCCCTATGGCTGTGATCAGTGTCAGAAACTTTTCAGGAACATCGCCGGCCTCATACGTCACCAGAGGACTCATACTGGCGAGAAGCCCTATGAGTGTAATCAGTGTGGTAAAGCTTTCAGGGACAGCTCCTGTCTGACCAAACACCAGAGAATTCACACTAAGGAGACCCCGTACCAGTGTCCAGATTGTGGAAAGTCCTTCAAGCAGAACTCTCACCTGGCAGTACATCAGAGGCTCCACAGCAGGGAGGGTCCCAGTCATTGTCCTCAGTGTGGGAAAACATTCAGAAGGAGCTCTTCCCTCATCCGACACCAAAGATCACACCCTGGAGAACAACCCGTGGATATTTAA
- the ZNF329 gene encoding zinc finger protein 329 isoform X1 codes for MCSGGCGLPPSAVWTSHAVEDAPRRVWTARCGCGRTSAGVEAPSSAWDRRLKMTAENIPEEELSCDMEMEGFTREGPHFSILGNSWDCENQERHLRQSALTQEEPGAQEAIREYPGFGEHLSMSPDLPRRQRVSTRNGFHVRGSGVKSLDCDPALHNCQKSYVAKRTGDSDTCGKAFNHSMEVIQFGRTQTREKPYKYPESVKSFNHFTPLGEQKIMKRGKKLYEGKDFGDIFTLSSSFNENRRNSPGEKLYTCTECGKCFKRNSSLVLHHRTHTGEKPYTCNECGKSFSKNYNLIVHQRIHTGEKPYKCSKCGKAFSDGSALTQHQRIHTGEKPYECLECGKTFNRNSSLILHQRTHTGEKPYRCNECGKPFTDISHLTVHLRIHTGEKPYECSKCGKAFRDGSYLTQHERTHTGEKPFECVECGKSFNRNSHLIVHQKIHSGEKPYECKECGKTFIESAYLIRHQRIHTGEKPYGCDQCQKLFRNIAGLIRHQRTHTGEKPYECNQCGKAFRDSSCLTKHQRIHTKETPYQCPDCGKSFKQNSHLAVHQRLHSREGPSHCPQCGKTFRRSSSLIRHQRSHPGEQPVDI; via the exons ATGTGCTCCGGCGGGTGTGGACTCCCCCCTTCAGCAGTGTGGACGTCCCATGCAGTTGAGGACGCCCCCCGGCGAGTGTGGACGGCCCGCTGCGGGTGTGGACGTACCTCGGCGGGTGTGGAAGCTCCCTCTTCGG CCTGGGACAGAAGATTGAAAATGACAGCTGAGAACATTCCTGAGGAAGAACTGTCCTGTGACATGGAGATGGAAGGATTTACACGAGAGGGTCCTCATTTCTCCATTCTAGGTAACAGTTGGGACTGTGAGAACCAGGAGAGACATTTGAGGCAATCAGCCTTAACTCAGGAGGAACCAGGAGCTCAGGAAGCAATTCGTGAATATCCCGGATTTGGGGAGCATTTGAGCATGAGCCCAGACCTTCCACGACGTCAGAGAGTTTCCACAAGAAACGGTTTCCATGTACGTGGCTCAGGTGTTAAAAGCCTGGATTGTGACCCAGCTTTACACAATTGTCAGAAAAGTTATGTAGCTAAGAGAACGGGTGACAGTGACACCTGTGGGAAAGCCTTCAACCATTCCATGGAGGTTATTCAATTTGGAAGAACTCAAACTAGAGAGAAACCCTATAAATACCCTGAAAGTGTTAAGTCTTTCAACCATTTTACCCCTCTTGgtgaacaaaaaataatgaaaagagggAAGAAACTGTATGAAGGTAAGGACTTTGGGGACATCTTTACCCTGAGTTCATCTTTTAATGAAAACAGGAGAAACAGCCCTGGAGAAAAACTGTACACATGTACTGAATGTGGCAAGTGCTTCAAACGGAACTCTTCTCTTGTTTTGCATCACCgaactcacactggagagaaaccttatacCTGTAATGAGTGTGGAAAATCCTTCTCCAAGAACTATAACCTAATTGTGCATCAAAGAATCCATACAGGAGAGAAGCCCTATAAATGCAGTAAATGCGGGAAAGCCTTCAGTGATGGGTCAGCTCTGACGCAAcaccagagaattcacactgggGAGAAACCTTACGAATGTCTagaatgtgggaaaaccttcaACCGAAATTCGTCCCTGATTCTGCATCAAAGAACTCATACAGGGGAAAAACCATATAGATGTAATGAGTGTGGGAAACCTTTCACCGACATCTCCCACCTCACTGTGCATCTCAGAATACACACTGGGGAGAAGCCTTATGAATGTAGCAAATGCGGAAAGGCCTTCCGAGATGGCTCATACCTCACCCAGCACGAGAggactcacactggagagaagccctttGAATGTGTGGAATGCGGGAAATCCTTCAACCGTAACTCTCACCTCATTGTGCATCAGAAAATCCATTctggggagaaaccctatgagtgtaaagaatgtgggaaaaCTTTCATTGAGAGTGCTTACCTCATCAGGCACCAGAGGATTCATACTGGTGAGAAGCCCTATGGCTGTGATCAGTGTCAGAAACTTTTCAGGAACATCGCCGGCCTCATACGTCACCAGAGGACTCATACTGGCGAGAAGCCCTATGAGTGTAATCAGTGTGGTAAAGCTTTCAGGGACAGCTCCTGTCTGACCAAACACCAGAGAATTCACACTAAGGAGACCCCGTACCAGTGTCCAGATTGTGGAAAGTCCTTCAAGCAGAACTCTCACCTGGCAGTACATCAGAGGCTCCACAGCAGGGAGGGTCCCAGTCATTGTCCTCAGTGTGGGAAAACATTCAGAAGGAGCTCTTCCCTCATCCGACACCAAAGATCACACCCTGGAGAACAACCCGTGGATATTTAA